The following are encoded together in the Tepidiforma bonchosmolovskayae genome:
- the rpoC gene encoding DNA-directed RNA polymerase subunit beta' — protein MLEVNDFNQVRIALASPEQIRSWSYGEVTKPETINYRTLKPEKDGLFCERIFGPTKDFECYCGKYKRVRYKGIICDKCGVEVARAKVRRERMGHIELASPVSHIWFVKGTPSKLGLLLDISPRNLERVLYFAQYMITEVDEEAKNAEIRRLQRELDELLAERLADIRPKREQLEAQLEAANRELQAKVAERQAQIEAERKVSRDALEAAVLRAVETVSAAKGGTLEAPIEILGDVILEAGVKVTAAQVGKVEREGRKKLEAFDKETAKLKEQESLLADTALEDAKQALYDELHPLQQKERAIREEVEEQFKERLRDLESLRDPVRDDEIVLLTENRYRELSEMFGHVFKAAMGAEAVLHVLQRLDLDALRAKLKQEILVASGMRRKKATKRLNVVEALRNSGNRPEWMIFQVLPVLPPDLRPMVQLDGGRFATSDLNDLYRRVINRNNRLKRLLDLGAPEIIIRNEKRMLQEAVDSLIDNGRRGRAVSGSGNHKLKSLSDMLKGKQGRFRQNLLGKRVDYSGRSVIVVGPELKLHQCGLPKRMALELFKPFVMHSLVAKGLAHNIKSAKRIVERARPEVWDVLDEVIRNRPVLLNRAPTLHRLGIQAFMPVLIEGSAIQLHPLVCAAFNADFDGDQMAVHVPLSREAVAEATQVLMSTKNLLSPASGDPIVAPSLDMVLGCYYMTDIDRNARGAYREENGRPVQGLYGSFEEARLAYDLGIIDMRAPIRVRTDRAVMGDGGVVTEPPARPDGTRGTHVIETSVGRILFNEVLPEELPFQNQTMDRPNLRKVVAMCYRTLGGERTGEIVDRIKAVGFHYATLSGITIAVHEIQVPKNKAELLAEADRKVDALMEQYQMGLITDEERYQGTVEIWQETTEKIEKTIKEHMSEYGSLNYMASSGTKGNITQIRQMAGMRGLMADPNGKVIELPIRGSFREGLSVLEYFISTHGARKGLADTALRTADSGYLTRRLIDVAQDVIILEEDCGTSAGLWIEADGRDDLEPLRARIVGRYAAIDIVDEATGEVLCRRNEEITEAVADEIDRRGIRRVFVRTPMSCEAERGLCQLCYGRDLARGELVKLRTAVGIIAAQSIGEPGTQLTMRTFHTGGVASQTDITSGLPRVEELFEARAPKGEAIISEIDGVVDVVVENDRRIVRVTNVDTLVEEYDIPAKAELLVQDGERIVAGATLAQAPAPKNADLPAQPIISRIGGTVRVVGKNKVQVVYEDREEREYPIPAAARLLVEDGQMVYAGDQLTEGAKNPQHILHIQGRDAVRKYMVEEVQKVYKSQGVNINDKHIEVITRQMLRRVKVDHPGDTGLLPGDLVDRRKFDEINNQIIAEGGEPATATPVLLGVTKASLNTDSWLAAASFQETTRVLTNAAIEGAVDRLQGLKENVIIGKLIPARAEIVVPKRETFGDLDVPEALLLEEEYELERRLAEREAGSRQRRSAVGLLEDEDDFGDDDDDMLIGADSDEDEE, from the coding sequence ATGCTCGAGGTGAATGACTTCAACCAGGTGCGGATCGCCCTGGCCAGCCCCGAACAGATTCGCTCCTGGAGCTACGGGGAAGTCACCAAGCCGGAAACCATCAACTACCGCACCCTCAAGCCCGAAAAGGACGGCCTCTTCTGCGAGCGCATCTTCGGCCCCACCAAGGACTTCGAGTGCTACTGCGGCAAATACAAGCGCGTCCGCTACAAGGGCATCATCTGCGATAAGTGCGGCGTCGAAGTCGCCCGCGCCAAGGTCCGCCGCGAGCGCATGGGCCACATCGAGCTCGCCAGCCCTGTCAGCCACATCTGGTTCGTCAAGGGAACGCCCTCCAAGCTCGGCCTCCTCCTCGATATCTCTCCCCGCAACCTCGAGCGCGTCCTCTACTTCGCGCAGTACATGATCACCGAGGTCGACGAAGAGGCGAAGAACGCCGAGATCCGCCGCCTCCAGCGCGAACTCGACGAGCTCCTCGCCGAGCGCCTCGCCGACATCCGCCCGAAGCGTGAGCAGCTCGAAGCCCAGCTCGAAGCCGCAAACCGCGAGCTCCAGGCGAAAGTCGCTGAGCGCCAGGCCCAGATCGAGGCCGAACGGAAGGTCTCCCGCGATGCCCTCGAGGCCGCCGTCCTCCGCGCCGTCGAAACCGTCAGCGCCGCAAAAGGCGGCACCCTCGAGGCCCCCATCGAAATTCTCGGAGACGTCATCCTTGAGGCCGGCGTCAAGGTCACCGCAGCCCAGGTCGGCAAAGTCGAACGCGAAGGCCGCAAGAAGCTCGAAGCCTTCGACAAGGAGACCGCGAAGCTCAAGGAGCAGGAATCGCTCCTCGCCGATACCGCCCTCGAAGACGCCAAGCAGGCCCTCTACGACGAACTCCACCCCCTCCAGCAGAAGGAGCGCGCCATCCGCGAAGAGGTCGAGGAACAGTTCAAAGAGCGCCTCCGCGACCTCGAATCCCTCCGCGACCCCGTCCGCGACGACGAAATCGTGCTCCTCACCGAGAACCGCTACCGCGAGCTCTCGGAAATGTTCGGGCACGTCTTCAAGGCCGCCATGGGCGCCGAGGCCGTCCTCCACGTCCTCCAGCGGCTCGACCTCGATGCCCTGCGCGCCAAGCTCAAGCAGGAAATCCTCGTCGCCTCCGGCATGCGCCGGAAGAAGGCTACCAAGCGCCTGAACGTCGTTGAGGCCCTCCGCAACTCGGGCAACCGCCCTGAATGGATGATCTTCCAGGTCCTCCCCGTCCTCCCGCCGGACCTCCGCCCGATGGTCCAGCTCGATGGCGGCCGCTTCGCAACCAGCGACCTCAACGACCTCTACCGGCGCGTGATCAACCGAAACAACCGCCTCAAGCGCCTCCTCGACCTCGGCGCGCCCGAGATCATCATCCGCAACGAAAAGCGGATGCTCCAGGAGGCGGTCGACTCGCTCATCGATAACGGCCGCCGCGGCCGCGCCGTCTCAGGCTCCGGCAACCACAAGCTCAAGAGCCTCTCCGACATGCTCAAGGGCAAGCAGGGCCGCTTCCGCCAGAACCTCCTCGGCAAGCGCGTCGACTACTCCGGCCGCTCCGTCATTGTGGTCGGCCCCGAACTCAAGCTGCACCAGTGCGGCCTCCCCAAGCGCATGGCACTCGAGCTCTTCAAGCCCTTCGTCATGCACTCGCTCGTGGCCAAGGGCCTCGCCCACAACATCAAGAGCGCCAAGCGCATCGTCGAACGCGCCCGCCCCGAGGTCTGGGACGTCCTCGATGAAGTCATCCGCAACCGCCCGGTCCTCCTCAATCGGGCGCCCACGCTTCACCGGCTAGGCATCCAGGCCTTCATGCCCGTCCTCATCGAAGGCTCCGCCATCCAGCTCCATCCGCTCGTGTGCGCCGCCTTTAACGCCGACTTCGACGGCGACCAGATGGCAGTCCACGTCCCGCTCAGCCGCGAAGCCGTCGCCGAGGCCACCCAGGTCCTCATGTCCACCAAAAACCTCCTCTCGCCGGCCAGCGGTGACCCCATCGTCGCGCCCTCGCTCGACATGGTCCTCGGCTGCTACTACATGACCGACATCGACCGGAACGCCCGCGGCGCCTACCGCGAAGAAAACGGCCGCCCTGTCCAGGGCCTCTACGGCTCCTTCGAGGAAGCCCGCCTCGCCTACGACCTGGGCATCATCGACATGCGGGCTCCCATCCGGGTCCGCACCGACCGCGCCGTTATGGGCGACGGCGGCGTCGTCACCGAGCCGCCTGCCCGCCCCGACGGCACCCGCGGCACGCATGTCATCGAAACGTCCGTCGGCCGCATCCTCTTCAACGAGGTCCTGCCCGAGGAACTCCCGTTCCAGAACCAGACCATGGACCGGCCGAACCTCCGCAAGGTCGTCGCCATGTGCTACCGCACCCTCGGCGGCGAACGCACCGGCGAAATCGTCGACCGGATCAAGGCGGTCGGCTTCCATTACGCCACCCTCTCCGGCATCACCATCGCCGTCCACGAAATCCAGGTGCCCAAGAACAAGGCCGAACTCCTCGCTGAGGCTGACCGCAAGGTCGACGCCCTCATGGAGCAGTACCAGATGGGCCTCATCACCGATGAGGAGCGCTACCAGGGCACCGTCGAAATCTGGCAGGAAACGACCGAGAAGATCGAGAAAACCATCAAGGAGCACATGTCGGAGTACGGCTCCCTCAACTACATGGCCTCCTCCGGCACCAAGGGCAATATCACCCAGATCCGCCAGATGGCCGGCATGCGCGGCCTCATGGCCGACCCCAACGGCAAGGTCATCGAACTCCCCATCCGCGGCTCCTTCCGCGAAGGCCTCTCCGTCCTCGAGTACTTCATCTCCACCCACGGCGCCCGCAAGGGTCTCGCCGATACCGCCCTCCGCACCGCCGACTCCGGCTACCTCACCCGCCGCCTCATCGACGTCGCACAGGACGTCATCATCCTTGAGGAAGACTGCGGCACCTCGGCCGGCCTCTGGATTGAAGCCGACGGCCGCGACGACCTCGAACCCCTCCGCGCCCGCATCGTCGGCCGCTACGCCGCCATCGACATCGTCGACGAGGCTACCGGCGAAGTCCTCTGCCGCCGCAACGAGGAGATCACCGAGGCCGTCGCCGATGAGATCGACCGCCGCGGCATCCGCCGCGTCTTCGTCCGCACGCCCATGTCGTGCGAGGCCGAGCGCGGCCTCTGCCAGCTCTGCTACGGCCGCGACCTCGCCCGCGGCGAGCTGGTCAAGCTCCGGACCGCCGTCGGCATCATCGCTGCCCAGTCCATCGGCGAGCCTGGCACCCAGCTCACCATGCGCACCTTTCACACCGGCGGTGTCGCATCCCAGACCGACATCACCAGCGGTCTCCCCCGCGTCGAAGAGCTCTTCGAAGCCCGGGCGCCGAAGGGCGAGGCGATCATCAGCGAAATCGACGGCGTCGTTGATGTCGTCGTCGAGAACGACCGCCGCATCGTCCGCGTGACCAACGTCGACACCCTCGTCGAGGAGTACGACATCCCCGCGAAGGCCGAACTCCTGGTCCAGGACGGCGAACGGATCGTCGCCGGCGCGACCCTCGCCCAGGCCCCCGCCCCGAAGAACGCTGACCTTCCCGCCCAGCCCATCATCTCCCGCATCGGCGGCACCGTCCGCGTCGTCGGCAAAAACAAGGTCCAGGTCGTCTACGAAGACCGCGAAGAGCGCGAGTACCCGATCCCGGCCGCTGCCCGCCTCCTCGTCGAAGACGGCCAAATGGTCTACGCCGGCGACCAGCTCACCGAAGGCGCCAAGAACCCGCAGCACATCCTCCACATCCAGGGCCGCGATGCCGTCCGCAAGTACATGGTCGAGGAAGTGCAGAAGGTCTATAAGTCCCAGGGCGTCAACATCAACGATAAGCACATCGAGGTCATCACCCGGCAGATGCTCCGCCGCGTCAAGGTCGACCACCCCGGCGACACCGGCCTCCTCCCCGGCGACCTCGTCGACCGCCGCAAGTTCGACGAGATCAACAACCAGATCATCGCCGAAGGCGGCGAACCCGCGACCGCGACCCCCGTCCTCCTCGGCGTCACCAAGGCCTCCCTCAATACCGATAGCTGGCTCGCGGCCGCCTCCTTCCAGGAAACCACCCGCGTCCTCACCAACGCCGCCATCGAAGGCGCAGTCGACCGGCTCCAGGGCCTGAAGGAGAACGTCATCATCGGCAAGCTCATCCCGGCCCGCGCCGAGATCGTCGTGCCGAAGCGCGAAACCTTCGGCGACCTCGACGTCCCCGAGGCCCTCCTCCTCGAAGAGGAGTACGAGCTCGAGCGCCGCCTCGCCGAGCGTGAAGCCGGCTCCCGCCAGCGCCGCTCCGCCGTCGGGCTCCTCGAGGACGAGGACGACTTCGGCGACGACGATGACGACATGCTCATCGGCGCCGACTCCGACGAAGACGAGGAGTAA
- the rpoB gene encoding DNA-directed RNA polymerase subunit beta, whose product MTTTRDVVPGGTIAPLTVKTYGRIPDVLELPNLIRIQLDSFDWFLREGLRELFDELSPIQDFTGSRMDLIFGDYELRAPKASMEECRERDMTYAAPLFVDVELRVKESGEIKEQRLFFGDFPLMTDRGTFIINGAERVVVSQLVRSPGVYYTIETDQATGKRLCHGKLIPARGAWLEFETSNRDVLYVKVDRKRKVPVTTFIRAIDVPGLVPGDRDNPRFEKYWKAVDSGDERAREAALRDLEQELGTAERILAMFEAVDTSDIRQYVRATLEKEPRDPGVQNKHDALLDFYRKIRPGDPPTTDNARNLLKQLFFDPRRYDLGRVGRHKLNKRLELEDPTDQRWLRPYDLVAIIREQININNGRGHHDDIDHLGNRRVRAVGELIQQQFRVGLLRMERVVRERMTITDPEEATPSALINIRPVVAAMKEFFGGSQLSQFMDQTNPLSELNHKRRLSALGPGGLSRDRAGFDVRDVHHSHYGRICPIETPEGPNIGLIGSLATYARLNKFGFIETPYRRVYREMVSDNPNLVGRILREDALDRDGNVIAPRGTRIDAALAEKLAAAGRTVAIQPWVSNEIVYLTADEEDKFKVGQANTRIDNDGHFIDERVEIRLFEKFMTVPPIEVDYIDVSPKQMVSVASALIPFLEHDDANRALMGANMQRQAVPLVRPEVPLVGTGMERRAAVDSGHVILADGPGEVLEATGTHIKIRYDDPALNTDDGGACRTYRLTKFTRSNQGTCLNQRPIVFRGERVAAGQPIIDSSSTQGGDLALGQNILCAFMSWEGYNFEDAIILSENLVREDKFTSIHIEKHEVEARQTKLGDEEITRDIPNVGDDALAQLDEDGIIRIGAEVREGDILVGKVTPKGETELTAEEKLLRAIFGEKARETKDTSLRVPHGERGKVIDVKVFDRNNHDGLPAGVNKLVRVSIAQRRKISEGDKMAGRHGNKGVISRILPREDMPYLEDGTPVDIILNPIGVPSRMNIGQVLETHLGWAANTLGFRAISPVFDGARDYEIDDALALAWMAHEAGAYYYVDPRDRGFDPERLKAWIAEQGYDPDAIYTSPEDGAPARACLEIWLNRHRKETGQPPIEPGRYSREELDELAKEVYRDTNVPPPLFGKMRLYDGRTGEPFDQPVTVGYIYMLKLIHLVEDKIHARSTGPYSLITQQPLGGKAQFGGQRFGEMEVWALEAYGAAHILQELLTVKSDDVVGRVKTYEAIVKGEDVLEPGVPESFKVLVKELQSLGLAVEVSNDEGSSVSFIDDSANDLPELGLNLTGFEREEDFFNARGE is encoded by the coding sequence ATGACCACAACGCGCGACGTGGTCCCGGGGGGCACCATTGCCCCGCTCACCGTCAAAACGTACGGCCGCATCCCAGACGTCCTAGAGCTCCCCAACCTCATCCGCATCCAGCTCGATTCCTTCGACTGGTTCCTCCGCGAAGGCCTCCGCGAGCTGTTCGATGAGCTCTCCCCCATCCAGGACTTCACCGGCAGCCGGATGGACCTCATCTTCGGCGACTACGAACTGCGCGCCCCCAAGGCCTCCATGGAAGAGTGCCGGGAGCGCGACATGACCTACGCCGCCCCCCTCTTCGTCGATGTCGAGCTCCGCGTCAAAGAATCCGGCGAAATCAAAGAACAGCGCCTCTTCTTCGGCGACTTCCCCCTCATGACCGACCGGGGCACCTTCATCATCAACGGCGCCGAGCGCGTCGTCGTCTCCCAGCTCGTCCGCTCCCCCGGCGTTTACTACACCATCGAAACCGACCAGGCCACCGGCAAGCGCCTCTGCCACGGCAAGCTCATCCCCGCACGCGGTGCCTGGCTCGAATTCGAAACCTCGAACCGCGACGTCCTCTACGTCAAAGTCGACCGGAAGCGCAAGGTCCCCGTCACCACCTTCATCCGCGCCATCGACGTCCCCGGCCTCGTCCCCGGCGACCGCGACAACCCCCGCTTCGAAAAGTACTGGAAGGCCGTCGATTCCGGTGATGAGCGTGCCCGCGAAGCCGCCCTCCGCGACCTCGAACAGGAGCTCGGCACCGCCGAACGCATCCTCGCCATGTTCGAGGCCGTCGACACGAGCGATATCCGCCAGTATGTCCGCGCTACCCTCGAAAAAGAGCCGCGCGACCCCGGCGTCCAGAACAAGCACGACGCCCTGCTCGATTTCTACCGCAAAATCCGCCCCGGCGACCCGCCCACAACCGACAACGCCCGCAACCTCCTCAAGCAGCTCTTCTTCGACCCCCGCCGCTACGACCTCGGCCGGGTCGGCCGCCACAAGCTCAACAAGCGCCTCGAGCTCGAAGACCCCACCGACCAGCGCTGGCTCCGCCCCTACGACCTCGTCGCCATCATCCGCGAGCAGATCAACATCAACAACGGCCGCGGCCACCACGACGATATCGACCACCTCGGCAACCGCCGCGTCCGCGCAGTCGGCGAACTGATCCAGCAGCAGTTCCGGGTCGGCCTCCTCCGCATGGAGCGCGTTGTCCGCGAACGGATGACCATCACCGACCCCGAAGAGGCAACCCCCAGCGCCCTCATCAACATCCGGCCCGTCGTCGCGGCCATGAAGGAGTTCTTCGGCGGCAGCCAGCTCTCCCAGTTCATGGACCAGACGAACCCGCTCTCCGAGCTCAACCACAAGCGCCGCCTCTCAGCGCTCGGCCCCGGCGGCCTCTCCCGCGACCGGGCCGGCTTCGACGTCCGCGACGTCCACCACAGCCACTACGGCCGCATCTGCCCCATCGAAACCCCCGAAGGCCCGAACATCGGCCTCATCGGGTCCCTCGCGACCTACGCCCGGCTGAATAAGTTCGGCTTCATCGAGACCCCCTACCGCCGCGTCTACCGCGAAATGGTCTCCGATAACCCGAACCTCGTCGGCCGCATCCTCCGCGAAGACGCCCTCGACCGCGACGGCAATGTCATCGCGCCCCGCGGCACGCGCATCGATGCCGCCCTCGCCGAGAAGCTCGCCGCCGCCGGCCGAACGGTGGCGATCCAGCCGTGGGTCTCGAACGAGATCGTCTACCTCACCGCCGACGAAGAGGACAAGTTCAAGGTCGGCCAGGCCAACACCCGCATCGACAACGACGGCCACTTCATCGATGAGCGCGTCGAAATCCGCCTCTTCGAAAAGTTCATGACCGTCCCGCCCATCGAGGTCGACTACATCGACGTCTCCCCCAAGCAGATGGTCTCCGTCGCTTCCGCGCTCATCCCCTTCCTCGAGCACGACGACGCAAACCGCGCGCTCATGGGCGCCAACATGCAGCGGCAGGCCGTCCCCCTCGTCCGTCCCGAGGTGCCGCTCGTCGGCACCGGCATGGAGCGCCGCGCCGCTGTCGACTCCGGCCACGTCATCCTCGCCGATGGCCCCGGCGAAGTCCTCGAAGCCACCGGCACCCACATCAAAATCCGCTACGACGACCCTGCCCTGAATACCGACGACGGCGGTGCCTGCCGCACCTACCGCCTCACCAAGTTCACCCGCTCCAACCAGGGCACCTGCCTCAACCAGCGGCCGATCGTCTTCCGCGGCGAACGCGTCGCCGCCGGCCAGCCCATCATCGATAGCTCCAGCACCCAGGGCGGCGACCTCGCGCTCGGCCAGAACATCCTCTGCGCCTTCATGAGCTGGGAGGGCTACAACTTCGAGGACGCCATCATCCTCTCCGAAAACCTCGTCCGCGAAGACAAGTTCACCTCCATCCACATCGAGAAGCACGAGGTCGAAGCCCGCCAGACCAAGCTCGGCGACGAAGAAATCACCCGCGACATTCCCAACGTCGGCGACGACGCCCTCGCCCAGCTCGACGAAGACGGCATCATCCGCATCGGCGCCGAAGTCCGCGAAGGTGACATCCTCGTGGGCAAGGTCACTCCCAAGGGCGAAACCGAACTCACCGCCGAAGAAAAGCTGCTCCGCGCCATCTTCGGCGAAAAAGCCCGCGAAACGAAGGACACCTCCCTCCGCGTCCCCCACGGCGAGCGCGGCAAGGTCATCGACGTCAAGGTCTTCGACCGCAACAACCACGATGGCCTGCCCGCCGGCGTCAACAAGCTCGTGCGCGTCTCCATCGCCCAGCGCCGCAAAATCTCCGAGGGCGACAAGATGGCCGGCCGCCACGGCAATAAGGGCGTCATCAGCCGCATCCTCCCCCGCGAGGACATGCCCTACCTCGAAGACGGCACCCCGGTCGATATCATCCTCAATCCCATCGGTGTCCCCAGCCGCATGAACATCGGGCAGGTCCTCGAAACCCACCTCGGCTGGGCCGCCAATACCCTCGGGTTCCGCGCGATCAGCCCGGTCTTCGATGGCGCCCGCGACTACGAGATCGATGACGCCCTCGCCCTCGCCTGGATGGCCCACGAGGCCGGCGCCTACTACTACGTCGACCCCCGCGACCGCGGCTTCGACCCCGAACGCCTCAAGGCCTGGATCGCCGAGCAGGGCTACGACCCCGACGCCATTTACACCAGCCCGGAGGACGGGGCACCCGCCCGCGCCTGCCTCGAAATCTGGCTCAACCGCCACCGCAAAGAAACCGGCCAGCCCCCCATCGAGCCCGGCCGCTACTCCCGCGAGGAGCTCGATGAGCTCGCCAAAGAGGTCTACCGCGACACCAACGTGCCGCCGCCCCTCTTCGGCAAGATGCGCCTCTACGACGGCCGCACCGGCGAACCCTTCGACCAGCCGGTCACCGTCGGCTACATCTACATGCTCAAGCTCATCCACCTCGTCGAAGACAAAATCCACGCCCGCAGCACCGGCCCCTACAGCCTCATCACCCAGCAGCCCCTGGGCGGCAAGGCCCAGTTCGGCGGCCAGCGCTTCGGCGAAATGGAGGTCTGGGCCCTCGAAGCCTACGGTGCCGCCCACATCCTCCAGGAGCTCCTCACCGTCAAATCCGACGACGTCGTCGGACGCGTCAAAACCTACGAGGCCATCGTCAAGGGCGAGGACGTCCTCGAACCGGGCGTCCCTGAGTCCTTCAAGGTCCTCGTCAAAGAACTCCAGAGCCTCGGCCTCGCCGTCGAGGTCTCCAACGACGAAGGCAGCTCCGTCTCCTTCATCGACGACTCCGCCAACGACCTGCCCGAGCTCGGCCTCAACCTGACCGGTTTCGAACGCGAGGAGGATTTCTTCAATGCTCGAGGTGAATGA
- a CDS encoding aminoglycoside phosphotransferase family protein: protein MARITGDDLPAAVRSHAQAVGAVHWLEALPETVAHLEAEWGMAVGRVLPGGSEALVAEVRLDDGTPAVLKLLLPTGGTVGGHEITALRLARGEGAALLLRADASRNAMLLERLGEPLGASSLTPVERRTELCAAATRFWRQVPDTSFPTGAEKGRWLIDFVRSTWAELGEPCSARAVSFAIACVERRIAAHDAGRAVLVHGDIHEWNALASKSGYSSSTLTACSPRRSTTSA from the coding sequence ATGGCTCGAATCACTGGCGATGATCTCCCGGCGGCGGTGCGTAGCCATGCTCAGGCGGTCGGGGCGGTGCATTGGCTCGAAGCGCTACCCGAAACGGTGGCCCACCTCGAGGCTGAGTGGGGGATGGCGGTTGGTCGGGTGTTGCCGGGCGGGAGTGAGGCCCTGGTCGCGGAGGTCAGGCTCGACGATGGCACGCCCGCAGTACTGAAGCTGCTCTTGCCGACGGGCGGCACGGTCGGCGGGCACGAGATCACGGCTCTCCGCCTGGCGCGCGGAGAGGGCGCCGCCCTGCTGCTTCGCGCCGATGCCTCACGAAACGCCATGCTGCTCGAACGGCTCGGTGAACCCCTCGGGGCCAGCTCGCTGACACCGGTGGAGCGCCGCACAGAGCTTTGCGCCGCGGCGACGCGCTTCTGGCGACAGGTCCCTGATACCTCCTTCCCGACTGGCGCGGAGAAGGGGCGCTGGCTCATCGACTTCGTCCGGAGCACGTGGGCCGAGCTGGGAGAACCGTGCTCGGCGCGGGCGGTGAGCTTCGCAATCGCGTGCGTCGAGCGGCGAATCGCCGCCCACGACGCGGGACGCGCGGTGCTCGTGCATGGCGATATTCACGAGTGGAACGCGCTGGCGAGCAAGTCCGGGTACAGCTCATCGACCCTGACGGCCTGTTCGCCGAGGCGGAGTACGACCTCGGCGTGA